A stretch of the Papaver somniferum cultivar HN1 chromosome 6, ASM357369v1, whole genome shotgun sequence genome encodes the following:
- the LOC113291328 gene encoding uncharacterized protein LOC113291328 gives MDVDPVCGLCNSMLEDDYHLFFGCSYSSDIWRYLQRLMGLRETVHTDWDDQIRWCVEDIKGVNAVGTIKKLIFNAYIYHILGERNRRTFTQISVHASVIFYKIIDDVRLRMASCKASMPDCNESRDLAARMRCTVEFYLPTQKDIIWQKPETGEVAINSDGSLCDEGAGYGATIRDEHDTPLGVVTGSTVPSSITVHELQGIEAGLQLAQLKGFPKVFIQTDSMTALRYLKEDGSKPPWTCHHVWESIKRLKAQFARCSSSHTCREANGSADLIASFRLDGSRFVEIHPSSFPEEKSSR, from the coding sequence ATGGACGTGGATCCAGTTTGCGGCCTTTGTAACTCTATGCTAGAAGATGACTACCACTTATTCTTTGGTTGCAGCTACTCTTCCGACATCTGGAGATATCTTCAGCGGCTTATGGGGCTTAGGGAAACAGTTCATACTGACTGGGATGACCAGATTCGTTGGTGTGTGGAAGATATTAAAGGAGTCAATGCTGTAGGTACTATCAAAAAGCTCATTTTTAATGCCTATATTTATCATATTTTGGGTGAAAGGAACAGGAGAACCTTTACTCAAATAAGTGTGCATGCTAGTGTTATCTTCTATAAAATCATCGATGATGTTAGACTGCGGATGGCCTCTTGCAAGGCTTCAATGCCTGACTGCAATGAGTCGCGCGATTTGGCTGCAAGAATGAGGTGCACAGTTGAGTTCTATTTGCCTACCCAAAAGGATATTATCTGGCAGAAACCAGAGACAGGGGAGGTGGCAATTAACTCTGATGGGTCCTTGTGTGATGAAGGGGCGGGGTATGGGGCTACTATACGTGATGAACACGACACTCCTCTTGGTGTTGTAACAGGCAGCACAGTTCCTTCCTCGATCACTGTGCATGAGCTACAAGGTATTGAAGCAGGTCTTCAACTTGCGCAGCTTAAAGGGTTTCCGAAAGTTTTCATTCAAACAGATTCAATGACAGCTTTAAGATATctcaaagaagatggaagtaaaccTCCCTGGACCTGCCATCATGTGTGGGAGTCCATAAAAAGGCTTAAGGCTCAGTTTGCCAGATGTTCTTCATCTCATACTTGTAGAGAAGCTAATGGTTCTGCGGATCTCATCGCAAGCTTCAGACTTGATGGTAGTAGGTTTGTCGAGATACACCCTAGTTCTTTTCCTGAAGAAAAAAGTTCTAGATGA